AGTCGATCAGGATGCGACGCATGCGCTCGCGCTGGAACAACAGTTCATCGCGTGTGCCTGCCGGAAGCCCGGGCTCGGCCAGCGCCTTCGTAATGTCAGCGTCAGCCGACTTGAACTGCCCCGCATCAATGAGCGCGATGGCATGCTGCACGGGTGAGGGAGGGGGCACTGGGTCGGTATCGGCACGGGATGCGCCGACAGCCAGCAGACAGGCAAAGGCAAGCGCGGCCGGCAAGGCGCGACGAGCCTGCAAGGACATGGATGATCGAGCCATCTTCACTGCAACTCCCCTCGCAAGAAATGGCGACACCGCCGCTGTGTAGCATGCTTGCAATCGGTGGTCAATAATTTATGCTTCGACCGAAACCTGTCTGAATTAGATATTCCATGACAGGCGATCAGGGGAACCAGAGGGGACGCATGATCCACACGGCCTGGCCTTATCTCGCTGTCATGTTGCTGGCGGCGGGCCTGTTTCCCGCCTTGGAGCGGCGTTTCAAGTGGCGGTTTTTCGAAGTGCTGCCGCCCATCGTTCTCACCTATCTGCTGGTAACCGCGCTGGCGGTCACCGGGCTGTGGCAGGTGAACGAGGAGATCCGCGCCACGCAGACCCTGTTGATCGGGCACATGGTGCCGGCCCTGCTGTTCCTGCTGATGATCAATTGCGACCTGCTCGCGATCCTTCGGCTGGGGCCGCGTGTTCTTGCGGTGTTCTTCGTCACGATGATCTGCCTGTTCGTGGCCTTCATCGCGACCTTCCTGGTGTTCCGCTACTGGCTGTCGGGCAATGCCTGGCAACCCCTGGCGGCGCTTTCCGGCAGTTGGGTCGGCGGAACGGCCAACATGGTGGCGGTGAAGCAGGCCATCGGTATGCCGGATCGGCTGCTGGCCATGTCATTGCTCACCGACGCGCTGTGCTACTCCATGTGGGTGGTGGTGCTGTTCGGCCTGGGCCGCCTGGCGACGAGCTTCAACCGCTGGACGCGCGCCAAGTCCAGCGCGGACATGGTGGTCGAAGAGGCTCGCAGCCATGGTCCGACCACGCCGGAGAACGTCTTGCTGTGGCTGGGCATGGCCCTGCTGGTGGGCGCCTTCTCGGCGTGGCTCGCCGATCGCCTGCCCACCACCGACATGGTCTCGCCCACCACCTGGACCATCATGCTCGCCACCGGCTTCGGGCTGGTCGCGGCGCAGACGCCGCTGTCGCGTTTCGCCGGCGCCAACACGATCTCCAGCGCCATGCTGATCAGCGTGGTGGCCGTGCTGGCCTCGCAGAGCAACTTCGAGGGCATCGGTTCGGCGCCGCTCTACCTGATGTGTGGCATCAGCATCATCGCGATCCATGCGGTGCTGCTGGCACTCGCCGCACGCGTGTTCCATTTCGATCTCTACCTGTGCGGCATCTCCTCGCTCGCCTGCATCGGCGGCGTGGCGGCGACGCCCATTCTTGCGGCCAGCTATTCGCGCTCGCTGGTGCCGGTGGGCATCCTGCTGGCGCTGCTCGGCTATATCCTCGGTACCGCGTTCGGTCTGCTGGTGGCGTCGGTGATGTCGTCGCTGGCCATTGCATAGGAAACCATCATGCGATTCATGCCCAGCGTTGCACTTGCCGTCGCCAGTCTCGTCGCCGCACCGGCCATGGCCGACAAGGGGCCCGACACGGTCCCCGTGCCGCCTTCGGGCGTCGTCGGCATCAGCAACAACGCGATGCTCACTCCGGATTTCTGGATCAAGCAGCTGGCGCAGCCCGATCGCGTGCTGCTGGATCCCGCGGCGATCCAGGCGCAAAACGCCAGGTTGCTGCAGGTCGACCCTTCCATGCACGACCTGAAGGCGCTGCCGGCGGCGCTCGATCGCGCGAAGGTGGAGGGCTGGATCAAGGACCTGTCGCAGTACCCCTCCAAGCCGCTATATGACGTGAACGGCAAGCCGGTGCCTGCGACGCTCAAACAGGAAGTCACCGACCAGCTCGCGCTCGATCGCGTGCCCGCGCAGCAACCCACGCGTTACGGCCTGGTGGTGCAGCGCGCTGCGCTGCGCACCTTCCCCACCGACCTGCGGGTGTTCACTTCCGTTGACGATCACGACATCGATCGTTTCCAGGAGACGGCGGAGTTTCCTGGAACGCCGGTGGTGATCGCGCATGAAAGCCGCGACGGCCAATGGTTGTTCGTGGTGAGCCCGCGCTATGCCGCGTGGACGCGCCACGAAAATGTTGCCGAAGGTTCTTCCGCCG
The window above is part of the Dyella jiangningensis genome. Proteins encoded here:
- a CDS encoding DUF819 domain-containing protein; translation: MIHTAWPYLAVMLLAAGLFPALERRFKWRFFEVLPPIVLTYLLVTALAVTGLWQVNEEIRATQTLLIGHMVPALLFLLMINCDLLAILRLGPRVLAVFFVTMICLFVAFIATFLVFRYWLSGNAWQPLAALSGSWVGGTANMVAVKQAIGMPDRLLAMSLLTDALCYSMWVVVLFGLGRLATSFNRWTRAKSSADMVVEEARSHGPTTPENVLLWLGMALLVGAFSAWLADRLPTTDMVSPTTWTIMLATGFGLVAAQTPLSRFAGANTISSAMLISVVAVLASQSNFEGIGSAPLYLMCGISIIAIHAVLLALAARVFHFDLYLCGISSLACIGGVAATPILAASYSRSLVPVGILLALLGYILGTAFGLLVASVMSSLAIA